In a single window of the Dysgonomonas mossii genome:
- a CDS encoding DJ-1/PfpI family protein, which yields MNKRILMLAGDFVEDYELMVPYQALVSVGFHVDVVCPGKKAGEQVATAIHDFVGFQTYAELRGHNFTLNKTFDNVKIEDYAGLYITGGRAPEYIRLDPKVIEYTKYFFEKNLPVAAICHGIQVLTAADVVKGKTLTCYVAVGPEVKLAGGNYKDIPATEAITDGNLTTSPAWPGHPAILKEFYKLLGVKIEL from the coding sequence ATGAATAAAAGAATATTGATGCTAGCGGGCGATTTTGTTGAGGATTACGAATTGATGGTTCCTTATCAGGCACTGGTAAGTGTAGGATTCCATGTAGATGTAGTATGTCCGGGGAAGAAAGCCGGAGAACAGGTTGCTACGGCAATACATGATTTTGTAGGATTTCAGACTTATGCAGAGCTGAGAGGTCATAACTTCACATTGAATAAGACTTTTGATAATGTAAAAATTGAAGATTACGCAGGATTGTATATTACAGGTGGTCGAGCTCCTGAATATATTCGTCTCGATCCTAAAGTAATAGAATATACAAAGTATTTCTTCGAAAAAAATCTGCCTGTTGCAGCTATTTGCCACGGTATACAGGTGCTTACTGCCGCAGATGTGGTTAAAGGAAAGACGCTTACCTGTTATGTAGCTGTAGGGCCTGAAGTTAAGTTGGCTGGCGGTAATTACAAAGATATTCCCGCTACCGAAGCTATTACAGACGGTAATCTGACTACCTCCCCTGCATGGCCCGGACATCCGGCTATATTAAAAGAGTTTTATAAACTTCTTGGGGTTAAAATTGAATTGTAA
- the hisC gene encoding histidinol-phosphate transaminase has product MNLQQLVRKNVWNMKPYSSARDEFKGEASVFLDANENPLNDKYNRYPDPLQWSLKQKIAKVKNIAPENIFLGNGSDEPIDLVIRIFCEPRIDNIVAVDPTYGMYQVCAEVNDVEYRKVLLNENFDLDAQKLLEKTDRNTKLIFLCSPNNPTGNLLSREEIKKVLDSFAGIVVVDEAYIDFASEATWLNDLEKYPNLIILQTFSKAWGLAAVRLGMAFASAEIIKLFNKVKYPYNVNILTQNFVGDELDKLELRKQWIATLLKGRNYLINELPKLPFVEKIYPTDANFILVKVEDANSLYKQLADKGVIVRNRNSVSLCAGCLRITVGTDKENEMLIKTLRTL; this is encoded by the coding sequence ATGAATTTACAGCAGCTTGTGCGCAAAAATGTATGGAATATGAAGCCTTATTCATCGGCTAGAGATGAATTTAAAGGAGAAGCATCAGTCTTTTTAGATGCCAATGAAAATCCTCTGAATGATAAGTATAATCGTTATCCCGATCCTTTACAGTGGTCTTTGAAACAAAAAATAGCTAAGGTAAAAAATATAGCTCCCGAAAATATCTTCTTAGGCAATGGCAGTGATGAGCCTATCGATCTGGTTATTCGTATCTTCTGCGAACCTCGCATTGATAATATTGTTGCCGTTGATCCTACTTACGGGATGTATCAGGTTTGCGCAGAGGTGAACGATGTAGAGTATCGGAAAGTATTGCTGAACGAAAACTTCGATCTGGATGCTCAGAAACTGCTTGAAAAAACAGATCGTAATACAAAGTTGATATTTTTATGCTCTCCTAACAACCCTACAGGAAACTTGTTGAGCAGGGAAGAAATAAAAAAGGTATTAGATTCTTTTGCGGGTATTGTAGTCGTTGATGAGGCTTATATTGACTTTGCTTCTGAAGCGACATGGCTGAATGACCTTGAGAAATATCCTAATCTGATAATTCTGCAAACATTTTCTAAAGCATGGGGATTGGCTGCTGTACGTCTAGGTATGGCTTTTGCTTCGGCTGAAATAATCAAATTGTTCAATAAAGTTAAGTATCCATATAATGTAAATATCTTGACTCAAAATTTTGTTGGAGATGAATTAGACAAACTCGAATTAAGGAAGCAGTGGATTGCTACCTTGCTCAAAGGACGAAATTATCTAATAAATGAGTTGCCAAAATTACCTTTTGTAGAGAAAATATATCCCACGGATGCCAATTTTATATTGGTAAAGGTTGAGGATGCCAATAGCCTGTACAAGCAATTAGCAGATAAAGGTGTAATTGTTCGCAACAGGAATTCGGTCTCTTTGTGCGCCGGATGTTTGCGTATAACGGTAGGTACTGATAAAGAAAATGAGATGTTAATTAAAACTTTGCGAACGTTATAA
- the hisB gene encoding bifunctional histidinol-phosphatase/imidazoleglycerol-phosphate dehydratase HisB codes for MKKKALFIDRDGTLVIEPPIDYQLDSLDKLEFYPKVFRNLYFIGKNLDFEFVMVTNQDGLGTPSFPEDTFWPAHNKMLKTLEGEGIVFDDILIDKSFPEDNAPTRKPRTGMLGKYMTGDYDLERSFVIGDRQTDVELAKNLGCKAIFMQDEFVLPDELKDICVLQTTDWDVISEFLFAGERKAEVKRTTKETDIYIALNLDGKGHCQISTGLGFFDHMLEQIGKHSGMDLTIQVKGDLHVDEHHTIEDTAIALGEAIYKALGDKRGIERYGYSLPMDDCLCSVALDFGGRAWLVWDAEFHREKVGDMPTEMFLHFFKSLSDSAKMNLNIKAEGANEHHKIEGIFKALARALKMAKKRDIFNYELPSTKGVI; via the coding sequence ATGAAAAAGAAAGCTCTATTTATAGACCGTGATGGGACATTGGTTATAGAACCACCGATAGATTATCAACTGGATAGCCTCGATAAACTTGAGTTTTATCCAAAGGTTTTTCGTAACCTTTATTTTATCGGAAAGAATCTCGATTTTGAATTTGTGATGGTTACTAATCAAGATGGATTGGGTACTCCATCTTTTCCCGAGGATACATTCTGGCCGGCACATAACAAAATGCTTAAGACGCTGGAAGGAGAAGGGATCGTATTTGATGATATCCTTATTGATAAAAGTTTCCCTGAAGATAATGCCCCAACACGAAAACCTCGTACAGGTATGTTAGGCAAATATATGACAGGGGATTACGATCTTGAACGTTCCTTTGTGATTGGAGACAGGCAAACAGATGTTGAGCTAGCAAAAAATCTAGGTTGTAAAGCTATCTTTATGCAAGATGAATTTGTTTTACCTGATGAGCTAAAGGATATATGTGTACTTCAAACTACCGATTGGGATGTCATCTCTGAGTTTTTGTTTGCCGGAGAGCGCAAAGCAGAGGTAAAAAGAACGACCAAAGAAACAGATATATATATTGCACTCAATCTGGACGGAAAAGGGCATTGTCAGATATCTACAGGTTTAGGCTTTTTCGATCATATGCTTGAGCAAATAGGAAAACATTCGGGGATGGATCTTACCATACAGGTAAAAGGAGATCTGCATGTAGATGAGCATCATACAATAGAAGATACCGCTATTGCTTTAGGTGAAGCGATATATAAGGCATTAGGAGATAAAAGAGGTATAGAACGTTATGGCTATAGCTTGCCTATGGATGATTGTTTGTGTTCCGTTGCGCTTGACTTTGGAGGTCGGGCTTGGTTGGTTTGGGATGCAGAGTTTCATCGTGAGAAAGTAGGAGATATGCCTACCGAAATGTTCCTACACTTTTTTAAATCTTTAAGCGACTCGGCGAAAATGAACCTCAATATAAAGGCAGAAGGCGCGAATGAGCATCACAAAATAGAAGGTATTTTTAAGGCGTTGGCCAGAGCTTTGAAGATGGCGAAAAAGAGAGATATCTTCAATTACGAACTACCTTCTACCAAAGGGGTGATTTGA
- a CDS encoding putative porin produces the protein MKKYTVFLFLFLFASLVAEAQNKKALQSPAIVEKADSISASLGKLPPSGRKIDTVKVEVPNIYVWKITPRLGERIFIPRDSAVIDFHKSMLVDGKGVAIGYLGNVGSPLQSKIFFERPEPSRFIFQDPVRAWRKGPEDQIFYNTKVPYSEIKYQSGGGGESAENRFQGEISMNMGKKLNVGFDFDYIYSRGFYNSLSNKGVSYDLYASYIGDKYKMHAYFQNNNFTIIENGGISDTLYISNPDHPNVVNNGNFKGSSLDIPTRMQDTWNRLRGRNLYVTNRYDLGDDTETYPVNDSVMGTRKKKDYVSLASVIFTTHYTDQRRRFNSNYSNIANVYTPQLWNGEKGWTTLSDPKYEANIDDYMSYYSFKNTLALAMNEGFRKWTKFGLTAFIEHDLRKYSMPFLGIEESGTMYGLPGASMKESEYSLLVGGVLTKEKGKFLRYRATAEKDLHNSDYRLEGEITTRLNFRNKDFSVKANAYIKNISPSFFQNNFSSKYWNWKDMGLKDTRRVYIGGEIVFPELSFSQTRISGGVENITGLIYYNQEKRIAQSNEGIQVIALRLDQNFRSGIFHWDNQAVYQYTKSEEALPLPQWSLYSNIYLTTKLAKVLTLQLGADAYIHAKYHMPGYEPLTMQFYNQQDMKLGEFPVVSAYLNLHLKYTRFFVMMYNVAEGMFGAESFSLYRYPVNPRVLKLGISWQFNN, from the coding sequence ATGAAAAAATATACAGTATTTCTTTTCTTATTTCTTTTCGCTTCTCTTGTTGCGGAAGCACAAAACAAGAAAGCTTTACAGTCTCCCGCAATAGTGGAGAAAGCGGATTCTATATCTGCAAGTCTTGGTAAATTGCCTCCGAGTGGACGAAAAATAGATACAGTAAAAGTTGAAGTTCCTAATATATATGTGTGGAAAATAACACCACGTTTGGGAGAACGTATATTTATTCCTCGCGATTCGGCTGTAATAGATTTTCATAAAAGTATGTTAGTGGATGGAAAAGGTGTAGCTATTGGCTATTTGGGTAATGTAGGCTCTCCTTTACAATCTAAAATATTTTTTGAACGTCCGGAACCTTCCCGTTTTATTTTTCAAGATCCGGTGCGTGCATGGCGAAAAGGGCCGGAGGATCAGATATTCTATAATACAAAAGTGCCTTACTCTGAGATTAAATATCAAAGTGGGGGTGGAGGTGAAAGCGCTGAAAATCGTTTTCAGGGAGAGATATCCATGAATATGGGTAAAAAGCTGAATGTCGGTTTTGATTTTGACTATATATATTCTCGTGGATTTTACAACTCTTTGTCAAATAAAGGAGTAAGTTATGACTTATATGCCAGTTATATAGGTGATAAGTATAAAATGCATGCTTACTTCCAAAATAATAATTTTACTATTATTGAGAATGGAGGGATATCCGATACATTGTATATTTCAAACCCTGACCATCCCAATGTAGTCAATAATGGAAACTTCAAAGGGAGTTCGTTGGATATTCCTACACGAATGCAGGATACTTGGAACAGACTCAGAGGTCGTAATCTGTATGTAACTAACAGATATGATCTGGGTGATGATACAGAAACATATCCTGTAAATGACAGCGTGATGGGAACACGGAAAAAGAAGGACTATGTTTCGTTAGCAAGTGTGATCTTTACAACGCACTATACAGATCAACGTCGCAGATTTAATTCAAACTATAGTAATATCGCGAATGTATATACCCCACAGCTTTGGAATGGGGAGAAGGGCTGGACTACTCTTTCGGATCCGAAGTATGAGGCGAATATTGATGACTATATGTCATATTATTCTTTCAAGAATACATTGGCGTTGGCGATGAATGAAGGCTTCCGAAAATGGACGAAATTTGGTTTAACAGCCTTCATTGAGCATGATCTGCGTAAATATTCCATGCCTTTTTTAGGTATCGAGGAATCAGGGACTATGTATGGTCTTCCCGGTGCATCGATGAAGGAAAGTGAATATTCATTGCTTGTAGGAGGAGTATTAACGAAGGAGAAGGGGAAGTTTTTAAGATATAGGGCTACAGCCGAAAAAGATTTACATAATAGTGATTACAGGCTTGAAGGAGAAATTACTACTCGATTGAACTTCAGAAATAAAGACTTTTCGGTAAAAGCCAATGCTTATATAAAGAATATAAGCCCAAGTTTTTTTCAGAACAATTTTTCATCTAAGTATTGGAACTGGAAGGATATGGGTTTGAAAGATACCCGTCGTGTTTATATAGGCGGCGAGATTGTTTTTCCAGAACTGTCATTTTCTCAGACTCGGATAAGTGGAGGTGTTGAAAATATAACAGGTTTGATATATTATAATCAGGAAAAGAGAATAGCTCAAAGTAATGAAGGGATACAAGTGATAGCTTTACGCCTCGATCAGAATTTCAGATCCGGGATTTTTCACTGGGATAATCAGGCTGTATATCAATACACCAAGAGTGAAGAAGCTTTGCCTTTACCTCAATGGAGTTTGTACTCGAATATATACCTGACTACTAAACTGGCTAAAGTATTAACTCTACAGTTGGGGGCAGATGCTTATATTCATGCAAAATATCATATGCCGGGCTATGAACCTTTGACTATGCAGTTCTATAATCAACAAGATATGAAACTCGGAGAGTTTCCTGTTGTAAGTGCTTATCTGAACCTTCATCTAAAATATACTCGCTTTTTTGTTATGATGTATAATGTAGCAGAAGGGATGTTTGGTGCGGAATCATTCTCTTTATATCGTTATCCGGTAAACCCTCGGGTTTTAAAATTAGGAATTTCATGGCAATTCAATAATTAG
- a CDS encoding transporter substrate-binding domain-containing protein: protein MKNKAFLSVPIIVIILIIVWIFIRNNTTGNDFRDYPQIQHEGVLRVVTDYNSVGYFVLGDTIAGFNHDLIELLQKNIPLKIDIQLESSIDKSMDGLRTGKYDIVARNIPVTSELRDSVNFTEAIAQNRQVLIQRKKKYNDNIEPIRSHLDLAKKTLYVPAKSPVILRIQNLAHEIGDTIYIKEDPAYGSEQLAMMVASGDIDFAVCDEKVAANIAKTSPEIDYSTFVGFTHLEAWAVRKSSPVLLDSLNVWISRIKGTEAYNKIYKKYYN from the coding sequence ATGAAGAATAAGGCTTTCTTATCGGTTCCCATAATTGTTATTATTCTGATTATTGTTTGGATTTTTATACGGAATAATACTACAGGTAATGATTTTCGTGACTACCCTCAAATTCAGCACGAAGGAGTACTTCGCGTAGTTACAGACTATAACTCTGTTGGTTATTTTGTTTTAGGGGATACGATTGCAGGCTTCAATCACGATCTTATTGAATTATTACAGAAGAATATTCCTTTAAAAATAGATATCCAGCTAGAATCCAGTATAGATAAAAGTATGGATGGATTGAGAACCGGAAAGTACGATATTGTGGCTAGGAATATACCTGTTACTTCAGAGTTGCGCGACTCTGTAAATTTCACAGAAGCCATTGCTCAGAACAGACAGGTGTTGATTCAACGTAAAAAAAAGTATAATGATAATATAGAGCCGATTAGAAGTCATTTAGACTTGGCGAAGAAAACGCTTTATGTTCCTGCTAAGTCTCCGGTTATCCTTCGGATACAAAACTTGGCGCATGAAATAGGGGACACAATATATATAAAGGAAGATCCGGCCTATGGTTCTGAGCAGTTGGCTATGATGGTAGCATCAGGAGATATCGATTTTGCAGTTTGTGACGAAAAGGTAGCAGCTAATATTGCCAAAACATCGCCCGAAATAGATTATTCTACTTTTGTAGGGTTTACTCATTTAGAGGCCTGGGCTGTGAGGAAAAGCTCTCCTGTCTTGCTTGATTCTCTGAATGTTTGGATCAGCCGTATAAAGGGGACGGAAGCATATAATAAAATATACAAAAAATACTATAATTGA
- a CDS encoding AAA family ATPase, whose amino-acid sequence MESFFRTHKYLVEHLFEDATPRLLMQQIDWSRRLIGIKGARGVGKTTFLLQYAKEFFELDKRDCLYINMNQFYFTVRTIFSFAKEFVEKGGKTLLLDQVYKYPGWSKELRECYECLPQLKIVFTGSTVNKLGEDAELASIVDVYNLRGFSYREFLNIQFGKNFKPYGLDDIINNHREIAEDIFSEINPLEHLWGYIHHGYYPFFLEKRNFSENLLKTVNMMLEVDVLSIKQIEMSYLPKLRKLLYLLSLSAPGKPNISQLSTDCEISRATVTNYLEYLRSARLINMLYREGEEFPKKPDMVYMHNTNLIFPLKISDVNDQELRETFFYNQVHHSDSKLKKGAKSGMFIVENDDKKYKFKIDGQKTRGKHKPEMIYVIANLERGDRNIIPLWLFGFLY is encoded by the coding sequence GTGGAATCTTTTTTTCGGACACATAAGTATTTAGTTGAACATCTTTTCGAAGATGCAACTCCCAGGCTGTTAATGCAACAGATTGACTGGTCGCGCCGTTTGATTGGAATCAAGGGGGCGAGAGGTGTCGGGAAAACTACATTCCTTCTGCAATATGCTAAAGAGTTCTTTGAGCTAGACAAACGAGACTGTTTATATATCAATATGAATCAGTTTTATTTTACAGTCAGAACAATCTTTAGTTTTGCAAAAGAGTTTGTAGAAAAAGGAGGTAAGACGCTTCTACTCGATCAGGTATATAAGTATCCGGGGTGGTCTAAAGAATTGAGAGAATGTTACGAATGCCTTCCTCAACTGAAGATCGTATTTACAGGTTCTACTGTAAACAAGCTCGGAGAAGATGCAGAACTGGCATCTATTGTAGATGTATATAATCTGAGAGGTTTTTCCTATCGGGAATTCTTAAATATTCAATTTGGAAAGAATTTCAAACCTTATGGTTTGGATGACATAATAAATAATCACCGTGAAATAGCTGAGGATATATTCTCAGAGATCAACCCTTTAGAACATCTATGGGGTTATATACATCACGGTTATTATCCGTTTTTTCTTGAAAAAAGAAATTTTTCGGAAAATTTACTCAAAACGGTAAATATGATGTTGGAGGTAGATGTGTTGTCTATCAAACAAATAGAAATGTCTTATTTGCCCAAATTAAGAAAATTGCTGTATCTATTGTCTTTGTCTGCACCGGGCAAACCCAATATCAGCCAATTGAGTACCGACTGTGAGATATCCAGAGCTACAGTGACTAATTATCTGGAATATTTGCGTAGTGCCAGACTGATAAATATGCTTTATAGAGAAGGAGAAGAGTTTCCCAAGAAACCCGATATGGTCTATATGCATAATACGAATCTGATTTTCCCTCTGAAAATATCAGATGTAAATGATCAGGAGCTGCGTGAAACATTTTTCTACAATCAGGTACATCACAGCGATAGCAAATTGAAGAAAGGAGCTAAAAGCGGAATGTTTATTGTCGAAAATGATGACAAGAAATATAAATTTAAGATAGATGGTCAAAAAACCAGAGGCAAACATAAACCGGAGATGATTTACGTAATAGCGAATCTAGAGAGGGGTGATAGGAATATTATTCCTTTATGGCTGTTTGGTTTTTTATATTAA
- the nifJ gene encoding pyruvate:ferredoxin (flavodoxin) oxidoreductase — protein sequence MAKQKKFITCDGNQAAAHISYMFSEVASIYPITPSSTMAEYVDEWAAAGRKNIFGEILRVQEMQSEAGAAGAVHGSLQAGALTTTYTASQGLLLMIPNMYKIAGELLPSVFHVSARALAAQALSIFGDHQDVMAARQTGFAMFFSGSVQEVMDLSAVPHLATLESRIPFMNIFDGFRTSHEIQKVEEMSQDDLIPLVNQEALKGFRDRALNPENPVTRGTAQNDDIYFQSREAANKFYDAVPAIVEKYLEEINKITGRKYGLFDYYGAEDADRVIIAMGSVTEAIKETVDFLNAKGEKVGLVAVHLYRPFKAEAFLSAVPKTATRIAVLDRTKEPGALGQPLYMDVKDCFFGKADAPTIVGGIYGLSSKDTTPAQIMSVYENLAMNLPKNDFTIGIVDDVTFKSLPLKEEVSVDDTTYEAKFYGLGSDGTVGANKNTVKIIGDNTNKYCQAYFAYDSKKSGGFTASHLRFGDNPIRSTYLVNTPNFVACHVPAYLHLYDVTKGLKKNGTFLLNSVWSKEEVGNYLPDNVKKYLAVNNINFYIINATQIATEIGLGGRTNTILQSAFFKISNVIPYDLAVEQMKKFIVKSYGRKGEDVINKNYAAVDRGIELEKVEVPAEWANIVIGKAEEDDAPEFIKNVVRPINAQRGYDLPVSVFVGREDGTWDHGTTEYEKRGVAAFVPVWDAENCIQCNQCAYVCPHATIRPFVLDAEEQAQVPGDVTLLKAQGKQFDGMGFRIQVDVLDCLGCGNCADICPGKKGNSALTMVEIGSQFPEQDNWDFMVKNVTSKAHLVDTKLNVKNSQFATPLFEFSGACSGCGETPYIKLVTQLFGDRMLIANATGCTSIYGGSAPSTPYRKNEEGKGPAWANSLFEDNAEYGLGFALANITMRNRLEKLMNQAQDCDKCSPEIKALYKEWVENKDEADKTKELTAAMLPLLEVEKDKCDYCKEIYSLKQYLIKRSIWIFGGDGWAYDIGFGGLDHVLATGEDINILVLDTEVYSNTGGQSSKSTPIAAVAKFAAAGKKIRKKDLGMIATTYGYVYVAQIAMGANQGQCLKAIKEAEEYKGPSLVIAYSPCISHGLRKGMGHAQDEEKAAVACGYWHLWRYNPMLEEEGKNPFTMDSKEPDWSKFQAFLGNEVRYTSLQKSNPSEASELYEAAQNNAMWRYNSYQRLANSSFGKFDETKEL from the coding sequence ATGGCTAAACAAAAAAAATTCATTACATGTGATGGAAATCAGGCCGCAGCACATATTTCTTATATGTTCAGCGAAGTGGCTTCGATATATCCAATCACACCATCATCAACTATGGCAGAGTATGTTGATGAATGGGCAGCAGCCGGACGCAAAAATATATTCGGCGAAATCCTCAGAGTGCAGGAAATGCAGTCGGAGGCTGGTGCTGCTGGTGCAGTTCACGGATCATTACAGGCTGGAGCTCTAACAACTACTTATACGGCATCGCAGGGATTGTTGTTGATGATCCCTAATATGTACAAAATAGCAGGAGAGTTACTCCCTAGCGTTTTCCACGTATCGGCACGTGCTTTGGCGGCACAGGCTTTGTCTATCTTTGGAGACCATCAGGATGTCATGGCAGCTCGTCAGACCGGGTTTGCTATGTTCTTCTCGGGCTCGGTACAAGAAGTTATGGACTTGTCTGCTGTTCCTCACTTGGCAACTCTCGAGTCTCGTATTCCTTTTATGAACATTTTTGATGGATTCCGTACATCTCACGAAATACAGAAAGTGGAAGAAATGAGTCAGGATGACTTAATTCCTCTTGTTAACCAAGAGGCTCTTAAAGGATTCCGTGATAGAGCATTGAATCCAGAAAATCCTGTAACTCGCGGTACTGCCCAGAATGATGATATTTATTTCCAATCGCGTGAAGCTGCTAATAAATTCTATGATGCAGTACCTGCTATTGTTGAAAAATATTTAGAAGAAATCAATAAGATTACAGGACGCAAATACGGCTTGTTTGATTATTACGGAGCTGAAGATGCTGACCGTGTGATTATAGCTATGGGTTCGGTAACAGAAGCAATTAAAGAAACTGTAGACTTCTTGAATGCCAAAGGAGAGAAAGTCGGCTTAGTAGCAGTTCACCTTTATCGTCCATTCAAAGCTGAAGCTTTCCTTTCTGCAGTTCCTAAAACTGCAACAAGAATAGCTGTACTTGACCGTACAAAAGAACCGGGAGCTCTTGGACAGCCATTGTATATGGATGTAAAAGACTGTTTCTTCGGTAAAGCTGATGCCCCTACAATTGTTGGCGGTATTTATGGACTTTCTTCTAAAGATACTACTCCTGCTCAGATTATGTCTGTGTACGAAAATCTGGCGATGAACCTACCTAAGAACGATTTTACAATCGGTATCGTAGATGATGTTACATTCAAATCATTACCTCTTAAAGAAGAAGTTTCTGTAGATGATACTACTTATGAAGCTAAATTCTATGGTTTAGGATCGGATGGTACAGTAGGTGCAAACAAAAATACAGTTAAGATTATCGGTGACAATACCAATAAATATTGTCAGGCTTATTTTGCATACGACTCTAAAAAATCAGGAGGATTTACAGCATCGCATCTTCGCTTTGGTGATAATCCTATCCGTTCTACATATTTGGTAAATACTCCAAACTTTGTAGCATGTCACGTTCCTGCTTATTTGCATTTGTATGATGTAACTAAAGGATTGAAGAAAAACGGAACATTCCTTCTCAACTCTGTATGGAGCAAAGAAGAAGTAGGGAACTACCTTCCTGATAATGTGAAAAAATATCTTGCAGTCAACAATATCAATTTCTATATCATCAACGCAACTCAGATTGCAACAGAAATTGGTCTTGGAGGCCGTACAAATACAATCCTTCAATCAGCATTCTTTAAGATTTCGAATGTAATCCCTTACGATTTGGCTGTAGAACAAATGAAGAAATTCATTGTGAAATCATACGGACGTAAAGGTGAAGACGTTATCAATAAGAATTATGCTGCGGTTGATCGTGGTATCGAACTCGAAAAAGTTGAGGTTCCGGCAGAATGGGCAAATATCGTAATTGGTAAAGCTGAAGAAGATGATGCTCCTGAGTTTATCAAAAACGTAGTTCGTCCAATAAATGCACAACGTGGTTACGATCTTCCTGTATCTGTTTTCGTAGGTCGCGAAGATGGTACATGGGATCATGGTACTACAGAGTATGAAAAACGCGGTGTTGCTGCTTTTGTACCTGTATGGGATGCCGAAAACTGTATACAGTGTAACCAGTGTGCTTATGTTTGTCCTCATGCTACTATACGTCCGTTTGTTTTGGACGCAGAAGAGCAGGCTCAAGTTCCAGGCGATGTTACTTTGTTGAAAGCACAGGGTAAACAATTTGATGGTATGGGCTTCCGTATTCAAGTGGATGTGCTAGACTGCCTTGGTTGCGGTAACTGTGCTGATATCTGTCCGGGTAAGAAAGGAAACTCTGCTCTTACAATGGTTGAGATCGGATCACAATTCCCTGAGCAAGACAATTGGGATTTCATGGTCAAGAATGTAACAAGCAAGGCTCACCTTGTTGATACTAAATTGAATGTGAAGAACTCTCAATTTGCAACTCCGCTGTTTGAGTTCTCGGGTGCATGTTCTGGTTGTGGAGAAACTCCATATATCAAACTTGTAACTCAGTTGTTTGGCGATCGTATGTTAATTGCCAACGCTACAGGTTGTACATCAATATATGGTGGTTCAGCTCCATCTACTCCATACCGTAAGAATGAAGAAGGTAAAGGACCGGCATGGGCTAATTCACTATTCGAAGATAATGCAGAATATGGTCTTGGTTTTGCCTTGGCTAATATTACTATGCGCAACAGACTCGAAAAACTGATGAATCAAGCTCAGGATTGCGATAAATGTTCACCTGAAATAAAAGCTCTATACAAAGAATGGGTAGAAAATAAAGATGAGGCTGACAAGACAAAAGAACTTACAGCTGCAATGTTACCATTACTGGAAGTAGAGAAAGATAAATGTGACTACTGCAAAGAGATATATTCATTGAAACAATATCTAATCAAGCGTTCTATCTGGATATTTGGTGGTGACGGTTGGGCATATGATATAGGTTTCGGTGGATTGGATCATGTATTGGCTACAGGCGAAGATATCAATATTCTGGTATTGGATACAGAGGTGTACTCTAATACAGGAGGCCAGTCTTCTAAATCTACTCCGATAGCAGCGGTTGCTAAATTTGCTGCAGCAGGAAAGAAGATTCGCAAGAAAGACCTTGGTATGATAGCTACTACATACGGTTATGTATATGTAGCACAGATTGCTATGGGTGCTAACCAAGGACAATGTCTGAAAGCGATCAAAGAAGCTGAAGAATATAAAGGCCCATCATTAGTTATTGCATACTCTCCTTGTATCAGCCATGGTCTGAGAAAAGGAATGGGACATGCACAGGATGAAGAGAAAGCAGCAGTTGCTTGCGGATACTGGCATCTATGGCGCTACAACCCGATGTTGGAAGAGGAAGGCAAAAATCCATTTACAATGGATAGCAAAGAGCCTGACTGGTCTAAATTCCAAGCGTTCTTAGGTAACGAGGTTCGCTATACATCTCTACAAAAATCAAATCCTTCTGAAGCTTCTGAACTATATGAAGCAGCACAGAACAATGCGATGTGGAGATATAATAGTTATCAGCGTTTAGCTAATAGCAGTTTTGGCAAATTTGACGAGACAAAAGAACTGTAA